A part of Lacibacter sp. H407 genomic DNA contains:
- a CDS encoding MlaE family ABC transporter permease, whose translation MAKFNPATKLTAIVTKQSLLASERAIANTKEAGNFLTDIADVFLFVGRIMREMFSRDFEFKEFLRQCYQVGYKSLPLISMTGGIMGFVLTIQSRPVLADFGAVSMLPSMVSLSLIREMGPVITALICAGKIGSGMGAELGSMKVTEQIDAMEVSSINPIKYLLVTRVLAATIMIPLLTIYADACGVFGSWIGANIKGDVSITLFFSQAFAPVDMIDVLPAVIKTFFFGAVIGFVGCYKGYNAGSGTQSVGVAATSAVVMASLLVFIVDMIAVQITDLIIS comes from the coding sequence ATGGCTAAATTCAACCCAGCCACTAAATTAACGGCCATTGTTACAAAGCAATCATTGCTTGCCAGTGAACGGGCCATTGCAAATACAAAAGAAGCCGGTAATTTCTTAACAGACATTGCGGATGTGTTTTTATTTGTAGGCCGTATCATGCGTGAAATGTTTTCACGTGATTTTGAGTTCAAAGAATTTCTCCGTCAATGTTACCAGGTTGGTTACAAATCACTTCCGTTAATTTCTATGACGGGTGGTATCATGGGCTTTGTGTTAACAATCCAATCACGACCGGTACTGGCCGATTTTGGTGCAGTGTCCATGTTGCCAAGTATGGTAAGTCTTTCGTTGATCCGTGAAATGGGACCGGTAATTACGGCACTTATTTGTGCAGGAAAAATTGGATCAGGTATGGGAGCTGAACTTGGTTCTATGAAAGTAACGGAACAGATCGATGCAATGGAAGTATCATCCATCAACCCCATTAAATATTTATTGGTAACAAGAGTTTTAGCGGCAACGATCATGATTCCGCTACTCACCATTTATGCAGATGCATGTGGTGTGTTTGGCAGTTGGATCGGTGCAAATATTAAAGGCGATGTTTCGATCACACTGTTTTTTTCGCAGGCGTTTGCACCGGTTGACATGATCGATGTATTGCCGGCTGTAATTAAAACATTCTTCTTTGGTGCGGTTATTGGGTTTGTAGGTTGTTACAAAGGGTACAATGCAGGCAGTGGTACACAAAGTGTTGGTGTTGCTGCTACATCGGCTGTTGTAATGGCTTCGTTACTGGTATTTATAGTAGATATGATTGCTGTACAAATAACCGATCTCATCATATCATGA